A window from Vigna angularis cultivar LongXiaoDou No.4 chromosome 7, ASM1680809v1, whole genome shotgun sequence encodes these proteins:
- the LOC108336501 gene encoding glycerol-3-phosphate acyltransferase 1: protein MEFPMMLLRLAEWVLYQLLANSYYRAARKMKSYGFHFGYLSSKPPPQPSSFPSVVKYDFESRESQTLVACDIHRVLLRSHSFFPYFMLVAFEGGSIFRAFLLLLSCPVLWILNLELRLKVMTFITFCGLRTNVMDSISRAVLPKFYLENLNLRAYEVLASAGSKVVFTSVPRVMVEGFLKEYLSVDAVVGTELHTVGCYFSGLLSGSGLLVKHRALKDYFGDTKPDIGVGSSAVHDHLFLSLCKEAYVVNNEESKNNFSSVMPREKYPKPLIFHDGRLAFLPTPSAALCMFMWLPFGILLAIYRILLGIVLPYGWALSLGVWSGLNLQIKGILPEKSEQKQGVLYVCTHRTLLDPVFLSTCLAKPLTAVTYSLSKVSELIAPIRTVRLTRDRKKDGETMERLLREGDLVVCPEGTTCREPYLLRFSSLFAELADEIVPVAINTHVSMFYGTTASGLKCLDPIFFLMNPRPSCYIQVLGKLPRELTCAGGRSSCEVANFIQKQLADALGFECTTLTRRDKYMMLAGNEGIVQQDKRTTKC from the exons ATGGAGTTTCCAATGATGCTGCTGAGGCTTGCAGAGTGGGTGCTGTACCAGCTGCTTGCCAACTCTTACTATAGAGCagcaagaaaaatgaaaagttatgGGTTTCATTTCGGGTATTTGTCATCCAAACCACCCCCTCAACCTTCTTCTTTCCCTAGTGTTGTCAAATATGATTTTGAGAGTAGAGAGTCACAGACACTTGTGGCTTGTGACATTCATAGAGTCCTTTTGAGGTCCCAttctttctttccttatttcatgcTTGTTGCCTTTGAAGGTGGCAGCATTTTCAGAGCATTCCTCTTGCTTTTGTCTTGTCCTGTGCTGTGGATTTTGAACCTTGAGCTAAGGCTTAAGGTCATGACATTCATCACCTTTTGTGGGCTAAGAACAAATGTCATGGATAGTATATCAAGGGCGGTTTTACCCAAGTTTTATTTGGAGAATCTCAACCTTCGTGCTTACGAGGTTCTGGCCTCAGCAGGGTCTAAAGTTGTCTTCACGAGTGTGCCTAGAGTTATGGTGGAAGGGTTTCTTAAGGAGTATTTGAGCGTTGATGCTGTTGTAGGCACAGAGTTGCACACTGTTGGTTGCTACTTCAGTGGTTTGCTTTCTGGTTCTGGTTTACTTGTGAAGCACAGAGCACTGAAGGATTATTTTGGAGACACAAAACCTGATATTGGGGTTGGAAGTTCTGCTGTTCACGATCATCTTTTCCTCTCCCTTTGCAAG GAAGCATATGTGGTGAACAATGAAGAGAGCAAGAACAACTTTAGCTCAGTGATGCCAAGGGAAAAATATCCAAAGCCCTTAATATTTCATGATGGAAGACTAGCATTCCTGCCTACACCCTCAGCAGCTCTGTGTATGTTCATGTGGCTTCCATTTGGAATTCTTTTGGCCATTTATAGGATCCTTCTAGGCATTGTACTTCCTTATGGATGGGCATTATCATTAGGGGTTTGGAGTGGCTTAAATCTCCAAATCAAAGGGATTCTCCCTGAAAAGTCAGAGCAAAAGCAAGGGGTCCTCTATGTTTGCACTCACAGGACTCTTCTTGATCCTGTTTTCCTAAGCACATGTTTGGCAAAGCCTTTGACTGCAGTGACATACAGCTTGAGTAAGGTGTCTGAGTTGATAGCCCCTATAAGGACAGTGAGACTAACAAGGGACAGAAAAAAAGATGGTGAAACAATGGAAAGGCTTCTGAGAGAAGGGGATTTGGTGGTGTGTCCTGAAGGAACAACTTGTAGGGAACCATATTTACTGAGGTTCAGCTCACTTTTTGCAGAATTGGCTGATGAGATTGTGCCTGTTGCTATCAATACTCATGTGAGCATGTTCTATGGGACCACTGCAAGCGGGTTGAAATGCTTGGACCCTATTTTCTTTCTCATGAATCCAAGGCCTAGCTGTTACATTCAGGTTCTTGGAAAACTTCCCAGAGAACTTACATGTGCTGGAGGAAGATCAAGCTGTGAAGTCGCAAACTTTATACAGAAACAGTTAGCCGATGCTTTGGGATTTGAGTGCACCACACTCACGAGGAGGGATAAGTACATGATGCTGGCAGGGAATGAAGGGATTGTCCAACAAGACAAGAGGACAACAAAATGCTAA
- the LOC108337590 gene encoding PLASMODESMATA CALLOSE-BINDING PROTEIN 5 has product MQRTVFYCAISLLLCQLLCSGSSRTVKEVPGHVNVLGHDQGKQEFTVSISTVQRDITTPIPTIPNLIPTTPTISTSPFLNPNSNPDTVSPPSTFPFTTPTTVNSPLSSGASWCIASPTASQTTLQVALDYACGYGGADCSAIQPGGSCYNPNSIRDHASFAFNKYYQKNPVPNSCNFGGTAVIISTNPSTGACQYPFTSTSTSVLNTTNSNGANVFGSVPVPTNPSTSAASSDTLNSFADICVILWIVSSLERNYL; this is encoded by the exons ATGCAAAGAACTGTGTTTTACTGTGCAATATCTCTCCTGCTGTGTCAATTACTCTGTTCAG GTTCAAGTAGGACAGTGAAGGAAGTACCTGGACATGTGAATGTACTAGGACATGACCAAGGGAAACAAGAATTCACCGTCTCAATTTCTACAGTTCAGAGGGATATTACCACTCCCATTCCTACCATTCCCAACTTAATTCCCACCACCCCCACCATTTCAACATCCCCATTCCTCAATCCCAATTCAAATCCAGACACTGTCTCTCCACCCTCCACATTCCCTTTTACCACGCCAACCACCGTGAATTCCCCGTTGTCTTCAGGCGCAAGCTGGTGCATTGCTAGCCCAACTGCCTCACAAACTACCTTGCAAGTTGCATTGGACTATGCCTGTGGCTATGGTGGTGCTGATTGCTCTGCAATTCAACCTGGTGGAAGCTGCTACAACCCAAATTCCATCAGAGACCATGCTTCTTTTGCCTTCAATAAGTACTATCAAAAGAATCCTGTTCCAAATAGCTGCAATTTTGGTGGAACTGCTGTCATCATTAGCACTAATCCAA GTACTGGGGCATGTCAATATCCATTCACAAG CACTAGTACATCAGTGTTGAACACAACAAACTCAAACGGAGCAAACGTGTTTGGTTCAGTGCCAGTGCCCACAAACCCCTCTACCTCTGCTGCATCATCTGACACATTAAATAGCTTTGCAGATATTTGTGTCATTCTGTGGATAGTTTCATCTTTGGAAAGAAATTATCTCTAA
- the LOC108337268 gene encoding pentatricopeptide repeat-containing protein At2g42920, chloroplastic, with the protein MSPLCSALPPSSSPSIANFISDHPCLTMLQNQCFNMKDLQKIHPHIIKTGLALDHIAASRVLTFCASSYGDINYAYLVFTRIPNPNLYCWNTIIRGFSRSPTPQFAISLFVDMLYSAVEPQRLTYPSVFKAYAQLGAGHDGAQLHGRVVKLGLEKDQFISNTILHMYANSGLMSEARRVFDELLELDVVACNSMIMGLAKCGEVDKSRRLFDNMPTRTAVTWNCMISGYVRNGRLMEALELFRKMQEERVEPSEFTMVSLLSACAHLGALQHGEWVHDYIRRCNFELNVIVLTAIIDMYCKCGSIEKAIEVFEASPTRGLSCWNSIIIGLAMNGHEREAIEYFSKLESSNLKPDCVSFVGVLTACKYLGAVEKARDYFTLMIDKYEIEPSIKHYTCMVEVLGHAALLEEAEELIKGISIEADFIIWGSLLSSCRKHGNVEIAKRAAQRVFELNPREASGYLLMSNVQAASNQFEEALEHRILMKERLVEKEPGCSSIELHGEVHEFLAGGSLHPKVREIYSLLNNSGFALQD; encoded by the coding sequence ATGTCACCTCTGTGTTCTGCACTTCCACCATCATCATCACCCTCCATAGCAAACTTCATCTCTGACCACCCATGCCTCACCATGCTCCAAAACCAATGCTTCAACATGAAAGACCTCCAAAAGATACACCCCCACATCATCAAAACTGGCCTTGCTCTTGACCACATTGCTGCAAGCCGTGTTCTCACTTTCTGTGCCTCTTCATATGGTGACATCAATTATGCTTACTTGGTCTTCACCAGGATTCCAAACCCAAATCTTTATTGTTGGAACACAATCATCAGAGGCTTCTCTCGGAGCCCGACCCCTCAGTTTGCAATTTCTCTTTTTGTTGATATGTTGTATTCTGCTGTTGAACCCCAACGGCTCACTTACCCTTCTGTTTTCAAGGCGTATGCTCAATTGGGTGCTGGCCATGATGGAGCTCAGCTTCATGGAAGGGTTGTAAAATTGGGTCTTGAAAAAGACCAGTTTATTAGTAATACTATCTTGCACATGTATGCTAATAGTGGGCTGATGAGTGAGGCTAGAAGGGTGTTTGATGAACTTTTGGAACTTGACGTGGTAGCTTGCAATTCGATGATTATGGGGCTTGCTAAGTGTGGGGAAGTTGATAAATCTAGGAGGCTGTTTGATAATATGCCTACAAGAACAGCAGTTACTTGGAATTGTATGATTAGTGGATATGTAAGGAATGGGAGGCTAATGGAGGCATTGGAGCTTTTCCGCAAGATGCAGGAAGAAAGGGTTGAGCCTAGTGAATTTACAATGGTGAGCTTGTTAAGTGCTTGTGCCCATTTGGGAGCACTTCAACATGGGGAATGGGTTCATGATTATATAAGGAGGTGTAATTTTGAGTTGAATGTCATTGTTCTCACTGCAATAATTGACATGTACTGCAAGTGTGGATCTATTGAAAAGGCTATTGAAGTGTTTGAGGCATCACCCACAAGAGGATTATCGTGTTGGAACTCCATCATAATAGGACTAGCCATGAATGGTCATGAGAGAGAAGCCATTGAGTACTTCTCTAAGCTTGAATCCTCAAATTTAAAGCCAGACTGTGTCAGTTTCGTTGGTGTTTTAACTGCTTGCAAATATCTAGGAGCAGTAGAAAAAGCAAGGGACTATTTTACCCTCATGATCGATAAGTATGAGATTGAGCCATCAATAAAACACTACACTTGCATGGTCGAAGTGCTTGGTCATGCTGCGCTCCtagaagaagcagaagaactAATAAAGGGTATCTCTATAGAGGCAGATTTTATTATATGGGGATCTTTGCTTTCATCTTGTAGGAAGCATGGGAATGTAGAAATTGCAAAACGAGCTGCACAAAGAGTTTTTGAGTTAAATCCGAGGGAAGCCAGTGGCTATTTACTTATGTCCAATGTTCAGGCTGCATCCAACCAATTTGAAGAGGCATTGGAGCACAGAATTTTGATGAAGGAAAGATTAGTAGAGAAGGAACCAGGATGCAGTTCAATAGAACTACATGGAGAGGTTCATGAGTTCTTGGCAGGGGGAAGCCTACACCCCAAAGTTCGAGAAATTTACTCTCTACTGAATAACTCTGGTTTTGCACTTCAAGATTGA